One stretch of Callospermophilus lateralis isolate mCalLat2 chromosome 11, mCalLat2.hap1, whole genome shotgun sequence DNA includes these proteins:
- the Rpl38 gene encoding large ribosomal subunit protein eL38, producing MPRKIEEIKDFLLTARRKDAKSVKIKKNKDNVKFKVRCSRYLYTLVITDKEKAEKLKQSLPPGLAVKELK from the exons ATG CCCCGGAAAATTGAGGAAATCAAAGACTTCCTGCTCACCGCCAGGAGAAAGGACGCCAAGT CTGTCAAGATCAAGAAAAACAAGGATAATGTGAAGTTTAAAGTTCGATGCAGCAGGTACCTTTACACCTTGGTCATCACAGACAAGGAGAAGGCAGAGAAGCTGAAGCAGTCCCTGCCCCCAG GTTTGGCAGTGAAGGAACTGAAATGA